One segment of Ignavibacteria bacterium DNA contains the following:
- the nadC gene encoding carboxylating nicotinate-nucleotide diphosphorylase gives MLPLDSSLIRLIQFAIREDLGTGDITSDLSIPRDATAAARFLMKQDGVVCGLPMLPLVFREFSSDVDIELKVNEGDRIKNGTVIALVEGPAHALLAGERTALNFIQRMSGVATKSRQYVDRIAGTKARVLDTRKTIPGWRLLDKYATTIGGAFNHRLGLYDMVMIKDNHITACGGIREAVDTIVADLRDRPMMKVEVEARSLDDVLEILQCKGVHRVMFDNFTPDEVAEGVRIVDGRLETEASGGITYDNIRDYAEAGVDYISVGAITHSATALDISMKLFVPKQG, from the coding sequence ATGCTCCCCCTCGACTCCTCCCTCATCCGTCTCATTCAGTTTGCGATCCGCGAGGATCTGGGGACGGGAGATATCACGAGTGACCTGAGCATTCCGCGTGATGCTACCGCCGCTGCGCGGTTTTTGATGAAGCAGGATGGAGTGGTGTGCGGACTTCCGATGTTGCCGCTTGTCTTCCGGGAATTCTCGTCGGACGTGGATATCGAGCTAAAGGTGAATGAGGGTGACCGTATCAAGAACGGTACGGTGATCGCTCTCGTGGAAGGCCCGGCACATGCCTTGTTGGCAGGCGAGCGCACAGCTCTGAACTTCATCCAACGCATGAGCGGTGTTGCTACGAAGTCCCGACAGTATGTTGACCGGATCGCCGGCACAAAGGCACGTGTTCTTGATACACGAAAGACCATCCCTGGATGGCGATTGCTTGATAAATACGCCACAACGATCGGCGGCGCATTCAATCATCGGCTAGGTCTCTATGACATGGTGATGATCAAGGACAACCACATCACAGCGTGTGGTGGTATTCGTGAGGCCGTTGATACCATCGTTGCGGACCTGCGGGACAGACCGATGATGAAGGTGGAGGTTGAAGCACGTTCGCTCGATGATGTCTTGGAGATCCTCCAGTGCAAGGGAGTTCATCGGGTGATGTTCGACAACTTCACGCCGGATGAGGTTGCTGAGGGAGTTCGCATCGTTGATGGTCGACTTGAGACCGAAGCATCGGGTGGGATAACGTACGACAACATCCGCGACTATGCAGAGGCAGGAGTGGATTACATTAGCGTGGGCGCGATTACACACAGCGCCACCGCTCTCGACATTTCCATGAAGTTATTCGTCCCGAAACAGGGCTGA
- a CDS encoding T9SS type A sorting domain-containing protein — protein MILILILDVVVIHAQWSTDPWKSTIISNTGINQSNQILANLVGGSILVAWSKDNSNGYDIYAQGVDRNGVALWKINGVEVCVLKSNNVPSAVIPDTIEGAFIFWSDTRTGVSDIYMQRLDKYGLPHFVKNGIPVFDSAAHRDYLRAIPDGAGGTMIVWQEYTRTLRTIRAQHLNADGRVLWAQSSVIAVRDVLSQAAVTGMVDDGSGGLIVCWREAVPNRYHKFYAQRIDSIGRIRWDSSSVTVSNLDVGIVEGTNEFQLVEMAKDETYGAYFAFQEVRKGRRRIYLQHVDSSGTITLGNYGRLISDTNLLCTLTDVVANGRGQVFLSWWFQPNAVDSKIQSVLQLFGKDGSGLWPEPVILPPVSTATSYVRYVSDDSGGVIAFWLQVQDGQAKVYSQRFNSDGSRRWEEEGRFFAAIQQNPLYFFFLPQIISDGSHGAVMAYVDVPGSQKKELRIQHINEDGVLGVPKNPPPTPVDSDSMESPIVGIRSISPNPSTGILDLEFVVPVRGTVTVTVYNAIGEVVAVPFQEFVQRDIATTISIDLSAQSSGAFFCRLTGPYINESKMFIVQH, from the coding sequence TTGATCCTCATCCTCATCCTTGATGTGGTGGTTATACATGCACAGTGGTCAACGGATCCATGGAAGAGTACGATTATATCTAACACTGGCATTAACCAGAGCAATCAGATCCTTGCAAACCTCGTGGGTGGTAGCATCCTTGTGGCATGGTCCAAGGATAATTCTAATGGTTACGACATCTACGCACAAGGGGTTGATCGCAATGGTGTAGCCTTGTGGAAGATCAATGGTGTTGAGGTATGCGTTCTGAAGTCAAACAACGTCCCAAGTGCCGTCATTCCTGATACCATTGAGGGTGCCTTTATTTTCTGGAGTGATACTCGAACAGGAGTGTCTGACATTTACATGCAACGTTTGGATAAGTATGGGCTGCCTCACTTTGTAAAGAATGGAATTCCTGTTTTCGACTCCGCAGCACATAGGGACTATCTTCGTGCTATTCCCGACGGAGCTGGTGGCACAATGATTGTTTGGCAAGAGTATACAAGAACTCTACGCACAATCCGAGCGCAACATCTTAATGCCGACGGGAGGGTTCTATGGGCGCAATCAAGTGTTATCGCAGTACGAGATGTGTTGAGTCAGGCTGCAGTGACTGGCATGGTTGATGATGGAAGTGGTGGCTTGATAGTTTGTTGGAGGGAAGCAGTTCCGAACCGCTACCACAAGTTCTATGCGCAGCGGATTGACAGCATCGGACGAATTCGATGGGACTCCAGTAGTGTAACTGTTAGCAATCTTGACGTCGGAATTGTTGAGGGTACTAACGAATTTCAACTCGTGGAAATGGCAAAAGATGAAACTTATGGGGCATACTTTGCATTTCAAGAAGTTAGGAAAGGGCGAAGGAGGATCTATCTGCAGCATGTTGATTCATCTGGCACAATCACGTTGGGGAATTACGGCAGGCTGATCTCAGATACAAATCTTTTATGTACTCTAACAGACGTAGTAGCAAATGGCAGAGGACAAGTATTCCTGTCATGGTGGTTTCAGCCTAATGCTGTTGATTCAAAAATCCAAAGTGTTCTTCAGTTGTTTGGAAAAGATGGTTCCGGCCTCTGGCCAGAACCTGTCATTTTGCCTCCTGTGTCGACAGCAACAAGCTATGTCAGGTATGTATCTGACGATAGTGGAGGAGTAATAGCATTTTGGTTGCAAGTACAAGACGGCCAGGCTAAGGTTTATTCTCAGAGATTCAATTCAGATGGTTCTAGGCGCTGGGAGGAAGAAGGAAGATTCTTCGCTGCTATTCAACAGAATCCCTTGTACTTCTTCTTTTTACCTCAGATTATCTCTGATGGATCGCATGGGGCTGTTATGGCGTACGTTGATGTGCCAGGCAGCCAAAAAAAAGAACTGCGCATTCAGCATATAAACGAAGATGGAGTTTTGGGAGTTCCGAAGAATCCACCGCCTACTCCCGTCGATTCTGATTCGATGGAGTCTCCTATCGTAGGCATCCGATCCATTTCCCCTAACCCGTCTACCGGAATCTTAGACCTAGAGTTCGTTGTGCCAGTAAGAGGGACAGTTACTGTTACTGTTTACAATGCTATCGGCGAAGTTGTTGCTGTACCATTTCAAGAATTTGTTCAGCGAGATATTGCCACTACGATATCAATTGATCTCTCTGCTCAAAGTTCAGGAGCTTTCTTTTGTCGACTCACCGGACCATACATCAATGAGAGCAAGATGTTCATTGTTCAGCATTAA
- a CDS encoding T9SS type A sorting domain-containing protein, translated as MLILILDVTSAHAQWSMNPWRGTTITDVGGYGHQHILTKTSNGSVVIGWSQSSAVNRDVQAQCVDPKGVVLWKTNGVDVCVEAENQLIGAIVPDAVGGVTIYWSDYRSGEPDIYMQRLDKSGVPMLASNGIPVFESAANRTIVSAVSDGNGGTILLWNELENQRYALHTQRINSSGRNLWTQGGVDIYRGMQMYPLVFGVVSDNQGGLIFCWAEQMPNQDYAFYSQRVDSTGQVRWGSKGATICDLDVGFLVNSVGQRVLGMTSDGSSGAYFAFLDSRYRKPAIFLQHVDSAGMLSLEKNGKLISDTTKYSELSALTVSSTGQLFVAGYTRSYSENIYDLVLDLYGKDGTRVWAEPVKVQTDSIGFLGYYVVSDRNAGVIAFWLEGPYSDLRIRAQRFNSQSSPLWAEEGVFFASLQQIGPNYALRIISDGDHGAIVLYSDVRDLNGEGLYLKLINGDGELGVTKNLPPPIDSNSTEAPLLGITSISPNPTTGIADIEFIVPVKGTVSLVIYNAIGEIVLIQHKELVQRDVATSVSIDLTSQSSGTFYCRLTGPYIDETQMLILQK; from the coding sequence GTGTTGATCCTCATACTTGATGTGACTAGTGCGCATGCGCAGTGGTCCATGAATCCATGGAGGGGTACTACCATTACGGACGTAGGCGGGTATGGACATCAGCACATTCTCACAAAAACTAGCAATGGAAGTGTTGTTATTGGTTGGTCTCAGAGTTCTGCAGTCAACCGCGACGTACAAGCCCAGTGTGTTGATCCTAAAGGTGTAGTCCTTTGGAAGACCAATGGTGTGGATGTGTGTGTTGAAGCCGAAAATCAGCTGATTGGTGCGATTGTGCCTGATGCGGTTGGTGGGGTCACCATCTATTGGTCTGACTATCGCTCAGGAGAGCCAGATATATACATGCAACGGTTGGACAAGAGTGGTGTGCCCATGCTGGCAAGCAATGGAATCCCCGTCTTTGAGTCAGCAGCAAATCGGACAATTGTTAGTGCCGTCTCGGATGGCAATGGCGGTACGATCTTACTCTGGAATGAGCTTGAAAATCAACGCTATGCCTTACATACCCAACGTATCAATTCAAGTGGGAGAAATCTGTGGACACAAGGCGGTGTTGACATATATAGAGGTATGCAGATGTATCCACTAGTGTTTGGAGTTGTTAGCGATAATCAAGGCGGCCTGATATTTTGCTGGGCGGAGCAAATGCCCAACCAGGACTACGCGTTTTATTCGCAGCGTGTTGATAGTACAGGTCAAGTCCGATGGGGTTCAAAAGGTGCAACTATTTGTGATCTTGACGTTGGTTTTCTGGTGAACAGTGTTGGGCAGCGCGTGTTAGGCATGACGAGTGATGGATCCTCTGGAGCATATTTTGCATTTCTTGATAGTAGATATCGCAAACCGGCTATTTTCTTGCAACACGTTGATTCAGCCGGTATGCTTTCGCTCGAAAAGAATGGTAAGCTAATCTCTGATACCACCAAGTATAGCGAACTCTCAGCTCTCACCGTGAGCAGCACTGGTCAATTGTTTGTGGCTGGGTACACTCGAAGTTACTCGGAGAACATTTACGATCTCGTTCTTGATTTGTATGGAAAAGATGGCACAAGAGTTTGGGCTGAACCAGTCAAAGTACAAACTGATTCTATTGGTTTTTTGGGATACTATGTTGTTTCGGACCGGAACGCTGGAGTGATTGCATTTTGGTTGGAGGGCCCCTATTCGGATCTCAGAATTCGTGCGCAGCGGTTCAACTCACAAAGTTCTCCTCTCTGGGCTGAAGAAGGAGTGTTCTTCGCGAGTCTCCAACAAATTGGACCCAACTATGCACTAAGAATCATCTCTGATGGAGATCATGGTGCTATAGTGTTGTATAGTGATGTGCGAGATTTGAACGGAGAAGGTTTGTATCTCAAACTCATCAACGGAGATGGAGAGTTGGGAGTGACAAAGAATTTGCCCCCTCCCATCGATTCCAATTCAACTGAAGCTCCTTTGTTAGGCATTACATCCATTTCTCCGAATCCCACAACTGGTATCGCTGATATTGAGTTTATTGTTCCTGTGAAAGGAACCGTTAGTCTTGTCATATACAATGCAATCGGTGAAATTGTGCTCATACAACACAAAGAACTTGTTCAACGAGACGTTGCTACGTCTGTGTCCATAGACCTCACCTCACAAAGCTCGGGGACTTTCTACTGTCGACTCACTGGACCATACATCGACGAGACACAAATGCTGATCCTGCAGAAATGA
- a CDS encoding HTH domain-containing protein, translating into MRPTLYRLQAILMRLSRGERVTANLMAKDLEVSERTVARDLDYLINTLHVPMSYHYGRKSYVLDGPLPSLLAPPDKLPEG; encoded by the coding sequence ATGCGTCCCACGCTCTACCGTCTTCAGGCCATCCTGATGCGGCTGTCGCGTGGCGAACGGGTAACGGCGAATCTTATGGCGAAGGACCTGGAAGTAAGCGAACGTACCGTTGCGCGTGACCTGGACTACTTGATCAACACCTTGCACGTCCCGATGTCGTACCACTATGGTCGCAAGTCGTATGTATTGGATGGCCCCTTGCCATCCCTTCTTGCACCGCCGGATAAACTGCCGGAGGGGTAG
- the ade gene encoding adenine deaminase, translated as MEDVALPCPGPPYHRGLDLDLLQCQAPSTTTRTCCTRCWYCCVSRTRTEKQNVAIQIAIDGLIVDLHQRKTYPGVVEFIDGVITAIREDPSARTDRYIMPGFVDAHVHVESSMLIPSEFARLAVVHGTVATVSDPHEIGNVCGVEGVRYMLENGARVPFTFAFGAPSCVPATTFETAGAEITASDIRELFKDERVRYLSEMMNWPGVLYNHPVVMEKLAVARECGRVIDGHAPGLRGEQAAAYAAHGISTDHECFTLEEAIDKVAAGMKILIREGSAARNFDALHPIIKLHPERVMFCSDDMHPDSLVLGHINLLVARSVALGYDIYDVLRAACVHPVEHYGLPVGLLRVGDSADLIVVEDLTAFSVHQTWVKGRCVAEHGTTAIDHVEERIINQFSCDPITADQIATDHLGKEVRVIVAHDGQLVTSEEHHVLPSNDVLKIVVVNRYTNAPPAIAYIKNIGLTSGAIASSVAHDSHNIVAVGCSDVEIVDAVNAIIASRGGVCVTADGKTDLLPLPVAGLMSNLDGYDVARTYAALDSRAKALGSQLRAPFMTISFMALLVIPQLKLSDKGLFDGGMFTFVDPLLPS; from the coding sequence ATGGAAGATGTGGCTCTACCCTGTCCCGGTCCTCCTTACCATCGTGGGCTGGATCTGGATCTTCTCCAGTGCCAAGCCCCTTCAACAACAACTAGGACTTGCTGCACCCGTTGTTGGTATTGTTGTGTATCTCGCACTCGCACGGAGAAACAGAACGTGGCCATTCAAATTGCCATCGATGGGTTGATCGTAGATCTCCATCAGAGAAAGACATATCCAGGTGTGGTTGAATTCATTGATGGTGTGATCACAGCGATCCGTGAGGATCCGTCTGCGCGCACCGATCGATACATTATGCCCGGGTTTGTTGACGCACATGTGCATGTGGAGTCGAGCATGCTCATTCCCAGCGAATTCGCTCGACTCGCCGTTGTTCATGGGACGGTTGCCACTGTAAGCGATCCGCACGAGATCGGAAACGTGTGTGGTGTAGAGGGTGTCCGGTATATGCTCGAGAATGGGGCGCGTGTTCCTTTCACGTTTGCATTTGGAGCCCCTTCCTGCGTGCCTGCAACAACATTTGAGACGGCAGGTGCAGAGATCACAGCGTCGGACATCCGTGAGTTGTTCAAGGATGAGCGCGTTCGGTACCTGAGCGAGATGATGAACTGGCCGGGGGTTTTATACAACCACCCGGTTGTAATGGAGAAGCTTGCTGTTGCGCGGGAATGTGGAAGGGTGATCGATGGTCACGCCCCCGGACTCCGCGGCGAACAAGCAGCAGCCTATGCTGCGCATGGCATCTCCACCGACCACGAGTGCTTTACCCTGGAAGAAGCCATTGATAAGGTGGCAGCAGGAATGAAGATCCTCATCCGTGAGGGAAGTGCGGCTCGCAACTTTGATGCTTTACATCCGATCATCAAACTCCATCCGGAGAGAGTGATGTTCTGTTCTGATGATATGCATCCCGACTCATTGGTACTTGGACACATCAACTTGCTCGTTGCCCGCTCCGTAGCGCTTGGGTATGACATCTACGATGTCTTGCGCGCTGCCTGTGTTCATCCTGTTGAACACTACGGACTCCCTGTTGGACTACTGCGTGTTGGAGATTCCGCCGATCTCATCGTTGTGGAGGATCTCACAGCATTCTCTGTTCATCAAACATGGGTCAAGGGGCGATGTGTTGCCGAACATGGAACCACTGCCATTGATCATGTAGAAGAACGTATCATCAATCAGTTTTCATGTGATCCCATCACTGCCGATCAGATCGCCACAGATCATCTCGGTAAGGAGGTTCGGGTGATTGTAGCACATGACGGTCAACTCGTAACCTCCGAAGAGCACCACGTTCTTCCTTCGAACGATGTTCTGAAGATCGTGGTTGTGAATCGCTATACCAATGCGCCCCCTGCCATTGCCTATATCAAGAACATCGGGCTCACTTCCGGAGCCATCGCCAGCAGCGTGGCACATGACTCGCATAACATCGTGGCCGTTGGCTGTTCCGATGTCGAGATCGTTGACGCCGTTAACGCCATCATTGCGTCACGCGGCGGTGTATGTGTAACGGCGGACGGCAAGACCGATCTTCTCCCACTCCCCGTAGCCGGCCTTATGTCCAATCTCGACGGTTATGACGTTGCCCGCACCTACGCAGCGCTTGATTCACGAGCCAAAGCACTTGGCTCCCAACTCCGCGCCCCCTTCATGACGATATCTTTTATGGCCCTTCTCGTGATTCCTCAACTAAAGTTGAGTGATAAGGGTCTCTTCGATGGTGGTATGTTTACGTTTGTTGACCCACTTTTGCCGAGCTAG